CAACTGAGTGGGACCCAAGCGCTGGGTCGGATTTGCTGAAATctcaaacaattttttttatttcgaCCAATCCGACCCAGCGCTTGGTTCACACCCAGTTAGATTCTTTCTCGTGCATACCACGCCAGGAAACGAcggtaggggagaccggggttTAATAAGAAGAACCAGTCGTGTGCACTGTACAATGCAAACTTGGAAAGTCACTCCAAGGCACACAGGGTTAATGAACAAAGAACTTCAACAGACATTCAGAACAAAATTACTCACGGCCTCTGTTCTCTCATCCCATCCAATTTCTTTTAAAAGTAGCTCTTTTACTTACCCATAACTTATTTTCTGTGGTATGCAACATTGAGCAGATATATCATGGACTCACATTCGGTGCGAATCGGTTTTCTTATCTGAACTCAGAACCAATTACGAAAGCTAGACACAACAAAGAAATACGACAGACATAAGACAGCCAAGTTTGCAGCCACTTAGTATGGTCACGACACCCTAGGGGTCCAGATTGGTCACAGTGATATCCAACCATATCGCAAAAATAATGGACTTACCCCATCAAACTGCCAATATTTTATTCATATTCATCTCAAAATCAGATATAAATATGCACATATTTACCAATTGAGTGCATTATTATAGCGCCTTAACGATGCTTTGGGGACGCATCACGGCTTAACAGTCCCTTCCATCAGAAGACGTAGGGATGTATCACAGTACAGCTAATACCATCAGTTGATCTCTGATACAATTACCAGATTTCTTCTTCATCCGAGTCTCTGATtgaccattattttgattgaTGCCACTGGATGGGGCCCGTGTACACAGCAATATAACCCTCTGCCCAGAACATGGAGTGCACCTTGAACTAACTAATAACAAAGAGTCACTATGTTTTGAGGATGTAAGCCGCTTGTTCCCTTCAATGATCGGGcctttaaccccccccctcccccttccgcCACCACAATCTCTTTCCTCACATCGACAATCCTCCAGATAAATATTTTAGAAATTATATAATATAAATGATAACATTTCTCTTATAGTTTCCAAAAAAGCATGAAGGGAATCTGTGCACAAAAGGGACAGCCACTGGCCACTTCACCAAGATTTATCTTCGAGCCGATCTCATACACTTGCGGCAACGACCACAACGACTTCGCACAACGGCGCTACAGGGGACCCACAACGAGTCCCCAGCCGGTAGAAGACCGGAAACTGATCACTCGAAGAACCGCGACTTTCGCGTAAATTGACAGTGATCTAGGCTCGGCCGCCGACAATAGGCGAGGACCTTCGACTACTGTTCAGCCAATGTTTGCTTCCCGCCTAGGTCTCGATTCTTTGCGGGATGTGACCCGGAAGGCACGTGAGGGTGATATAAAATGATATTACACTTTCTTGTTGTAGGAGGATAATATAAAATAATATTACACTCTCATGTAGGAGGAGGATATGAAATAATAGTACACTCTCCAACAGGGTGGAGATACGAGCTTATATTAATTAACCTCTACTACATGAAGGAGACACGAGATCATATCATACTCTCCCGTAGGAGGGAGATATAAGATGACATTACACTCTTACCGTTCCCTATTCACAAGAAAATATGCATTGAGGGCTGTTATCCTTCATTTTCTTTGCCACCACCCTCTTTCCTTTTCCACACACGCTGCTTCCAGGAACCGAGTCAGATGAGACGGTTAGATAAATTGCCTTTCTGTACTCCGCTTTTCTGGTGTAAAAGGAGCCTGTCTAATTATAGCTCCAGGCTTCTCGATACGAAATCTTAATTCCAATACGGGTCTTTGCGGGGAGAACGACCGTACACTTACTACGGAAACGAGATAAAGACGACAGCATCTTTCTCGTTCTAGACTGGCGGTGGTGAAAGCAGTTCGTCCTTCTGACGTCCGTTTCGTAGAAGTCAGAAACAGTGTTACATCGCCAGTCTTAGACGACTTCTTAttcctcttgttcttgttcttctgcgttcgatatgcATGGCCTTTATACCCTTAGCTCAGTGGCTGCCATCAAGTCCTCAGTCTTCTGCAGTTCGGCAGCGGGTCTAATCTGAGACGgaaaaaatgacgtcatttctgAACTGCGTCGTTTTCCCCACAACCGCTTAGGCTGAGGGAAAAACGGCCTTCTTGGAATCACAACAGTCTGAACATGCGTAGACAGGACCCTAAGGCAAAAATACGAGTAGGTGTTAAGAGTTTCCTGTTAATCAAGACGTGAAAGAGTCTACGGTGATTGGGTACGCCTTGGAATCGATCTGATCCATCAGTCGGTGGTTTTGCCATCCATGCGATGTTGTTTGTATCCTCTGCCTTCCCCTTTAACGCTCAGACAAGTAAACCAACACATACGTTTGACATTTTCATACTTGTCACTGGTTGTATCTACATGTATGTCTTTTGGTGTAGTCAAtacatttagagagagagagagagttggggagacagagacagagacagtgagaggtgagaggagaaagagagacagacaaacagacagagagacagacagcgagacagacagacagacacagagaaggGAGGGATCACGGTTCAACCCCAAAGGGTCAACCTTTCTGTCCCTACCGGTACCCCTCCCCCTTCCAGCTAAATAATGTCATATGCCCCCTTCCAGCCCTCtccacatgtacacacaatCTGGTACCACCCTCTCCTTCAAGCTATATAAATTCCCCCTCCATCCTCCTCCACATTTACACACAATCAGCAAACGCCAGTCAAGAATGACAGTGAGGGGAGCAGAAGGCTAAACAAGATCAATACAGGTTCGTTAAGGTCACTCTCTCTTCCTGGCGGACATCCCTCCAGCCAGCGATATCTCCGCTGTCCAGTCGTCCATTCTCTGGAGCTGTAAGGTCAAGGGGGAAACGGTCAGCGCATGTTGATCCTTCCTCTGATTTCATTTCTTCCACTGTCCATTCGTTTTGCCTGCATTCTTCGATTGATCATTTGGTTAACAATGAATAGAGGGAACGCTGGACAAACATGTCCAAGTATGATTGAGGGTCTACAATACAGGCTCTGTCTTGGGATAAGTTCTTGTCAAGATAATTATATGTTCTTGTCAAGATATTTCCCCGTAGTTCCGGCCTACGATGCACGGATTGGCTACCAATCACAAAGTGGACAAACATGCATCGGAAGATTATTTCCAGGACAGTAATTTGGCTTGATAGACAATCAGCAGTCATATTCCTCGTTGTCAAGTCATCGTTGGCCCTCGCTTCTTTGTCCTAATCCAAGCCGAACAATAGATGCCAGGTCTACACTGAACGTCTAACATGTCTTCAAGGTCACGAAACACCcagaaaaaacagaagaaatGCGAAGTGCAGCTGCAAGCTTTTTCCATGGACAgtctcaagactcaagactcaaaatgttactgtccttaaaaaacaaagagaggaaaattgccatgcagtgtcaggcgatcacagacatataatacatcacatttactaagagtCTCATTTCTAGGCATACATTCTTCAAGGTCAAGAACAAACCACACACCAAAGAAAGACATTCTAAATGCACAAAGCAAAAACAAGTTAAACAAGCCCTGCCATTCTCACCCTCTTTACTACGTTGGGTTAAAAAGTGTTATGTACCTCGAGCTTAGTGCAACGTGCACGAAGGAGAAGATACTCAGGTCAGCTCTAAAAACAACGTTACACCAATCTCGTGGAAAATCTCGCGAGAAAGGCAGAATATGCAAATAGTATGCAAATCCGCTTAATCGGAAGCTTCCGTCTCCTGCGCACGGGGCGAATTAACATGCAGGGTCCCATTTGCATGTAGAGTTAGCAGCGCTAATCAGGcgtgtcattctctctctctctctctctctctctctctctctctctctctctctctctctctctctctctctctctctctctctctccctccctccctccctccctccctccctccctccctccctccctccctccctccctccctccctccctccctccctccctccctcccttcatccccATCAACTGATCATTGTGAGGTGCCAAGTTCTGATTTGCATGGACAAACCACGATTCGTGGGGCATGCGCCAAGGTTAGATTTGCATGGAGACGTTCTTTCCAAAAGATCAACTCATGTCGTGTGACACCGTTCACAAGGCATGACAGTTGACAATTTTCTCAGAAAGGCtggtggagggggggaggtTGGACGTGGTTGGAGGGGATATTTGCATGCTACCGCAGATTCCGAATGCCATCCATGTCGCGTGGTACGCATCAAATAGGCATATAGTTGACAATGCTGTCAGCGGTTTGTCAAACGGAGTTTTGCCTGCTGCGATCTTGTAAGCGTCAGTCATTTCGTGTGATATTGTTCGTCGATGCGTCAGGGTGTAATGTCAGAAAGAAATAACACAGAAAAATAAGAAGCAAGAAAAGAGGACAgatggaaggaaggaatgaaagaACGAAAGTCAGAAGGAAGGAAGGGCCAAGAaaatacaagacaagacaagacaagaaattcctccgaggtaggaaaaacacccccgttggtcaaagggaaataaccattctcactgccaccaactgagaaggttatttccctttgaccatgaatatgtccctctataagtccttgtagaatcttaatccaccaataactccctaaccgtgtgtttgactggtcccaatttttgtaaggaccgtctcaggaatgtatagaacctgttcaccaagtttggtgacgatcggtccgttcattcttcaGATCTATatgtgaacacaaacacacaaacacacaaacacatcgaccgaaacctatacacacccctataccgggggtgtaaaaagaccAGAAGGAAGGAAGGGCCAAAAAAGaccagacaagacaagacaagacaagacaagacaagacaagacaagactagACTCGAGTAAACAGAAATACACTTACCTTGTGGCATCAGCTCACAGGAACCATTTGTCACAAACGTAAGCACAAACGACAACGTACAGAACGAGTAGAGACAGACACTttgacagaaacacagacatatAGTCAGTTAGAGAGACACAAATATAGAAACAAAcggacggacagaaagacagacagaaattaACACTGAAAGACAGTgagtcagacagtcagacagacagacacccacaGACGGATggagtcagacagacggacacctTCAGacggacagtcagacagactttctttctttatttggtgtttaacgtcgttttcaaccacgaaggttatatcgcgacggggaaaggggggagatcggatagagccacttgtcaattgtttcttgttcacaaaagcgcTAATcacaaatttgctccaggggcttgcaacgtagtacaatatattaccttactgggagaatgcaagtttccagtacaaaggacttaacatttcttacatactgcttgactaaaatctttacaaaaatggactatattctttacaagaaacacttaacaagggtaaaaggagaaacagaatccgttagtcgcctcttacgacatgctggggagcatcgggtaaattcttccccctaacccgcggggggtagtcagacagacagacacccacaGACGGACggagtcagacagacggacacccacagacggacggacagtcaGTTAAAAAGACGGAAAGGCATACACATCATCTGCTCGGGGACACCAACCTCTTGTATAACCTTCCATAAAATGCAGAATCAGCATTCTCAACTAGGAAAATACTTGAAGGACTGAAGCCTGGCTCTGCCCAGTATGTGGCAATTATACGAAGTCCCCCATGTTCCCTTTCCTTTCACTTCAAGACGCCCACGTGTTATTCATAATACTTTTTCTTGCTCATTTTTTGTTTTCGCAACGAGAAGACAAATATAACCCCACCTTCACGACAAAATAATcactcttttttcttttttttttcctttttttttattattttttttttttacttcaccACGAGAATTCCAGAGATTTACAGTTTTGTTGTTCAGACACCAACCCTCCCTCTTAATCCCTAAAGATTCGAAACAGTTTCTGTACATCTATTTGAGGCCCAATAATCAGTTTTTGTTGTGTGGCCGTTATTTCAAGGTTTCTAAAGCTCCCTGCTGTCTTATATGTTTACGAAGTTTCTGACCAAGATTTGCACTTTCTGTATTGTCTAAAGTTGGGAAAAGAAATCGTGTTTTAGCCACAAGAAGAACAGATATGCGGCTGTGGGGGTGGACACGCAACCGCTCTCCAACTCTCCTCCCCCTTTCACTAACCCACAGAAACACAGCTTGTTGTGGTTTGTTTATTGGGGTCATTTCACAGCTAGAGATAAAGttgaggggggagagagagaggagagggagagagagagagagagagagagagagagacagagagagagagagagagagagagagaaggagagagagagagagagagagagagagagagagagagaatgagagagagagagaaagagagagagagagaaagagagagagagaggaagagagagagagagaaggaggagagagagagagagagagagagaaggagaaagagagaggaagagagagagaggaagagagagagagggagaaggaggaagcgagagagagagagagagagagagagagggagaaagagagaggaagagagaaagaggaagagagggagagagagagggagagagagagagagagagcgagagaaaacgagagacaggaggaggaggagaagagagagaccgacagacatacagacaggcagacaaacatacagacaggcagacagacagagacagacaaacagacagacagacagacaataaatccctgcgccttgaatatgtgcgcgatataaattgcataaaataaaaaaataaaaataaataaatccctgcgcttagaactgtacccacggaatacgcgcgatataagcctcatattgattgattgattgataccgatcgattgacagacagagacagagagacagatacgtTCAGAGAGGAAAACAGACCATGAGACAACCAGAAACACAAACAGTCAAATCAGCCAACccgccaaccaaccaaccagccacaCCTCACACACGCTGACAAGCAACACTCACCTTGAGGTAATAGACGAGCAGCTCGTTGAGCGAGGGGTCAGCGTTGAGGTTGACCAGGTAGGGCCTGGCGTTGTCCAGCCTGATCCCCGAGGTCTGCACCGACACCCCCATCTGCTCCAGCGCCTTGTGACGCTCCTGTGGTCAAGAGAAAATAGCATGTGTCAGAGTCAGTCATGGTGGAACACACAGTGCGACATTTCATGCGGATTCGACgccaaatcaacacagtaagACTCATTTCCTGGAGCCTTCATTCCAAACTGAAAGCACTGATGAGGAGtataggggtgggggtggggggttggtaTGGGGTGTGCCTCACAACAATTTGCATTACGATGCCACCCACATGCCTCTactcggacccccccccccccccaaacaaaatgcacagcgctaacacaaacacacaatctaGTAAGTATACGACGTGTGTTTTCCTGTATGTTGATGCAACAACTCCCTGTGTCAAAGATGTTGTCCATTTTGGCTATGCGTGGCACATCCTCATGCCaactctcccccttcccctgttcCATTGTTTAAGCGTATTTTAGCCCAACATTTGTCACATAACACCCCAACTCTCCGTGTGAGTCTCGGACAGCTGTTCCTCTCATGCCTTGGACATATCTTTCAAGTTCATCCACCccaccacaccctcgtccttTAGTTACTTCCTCTGCATCTCCACGACGACAGAACCTACCCCTGCCCGTCCACATCCTGTCTCTTCACCCCTCCAAGCCAACATTTGTCGCACCATCACCCACACTCACCATGTGGACCCGCACCATCACCCACACTCACCATGTGGACCAACATTTGTCGCACCATCACCCACACTCACCATGTGGACCAACATTTGTCGCACCATCACCCACACTCACCATGTGGACCAACATTTGTCGCACCATCACCCACACTCACCATGTGGACCAACATTTGTCGCACCATCACCCACACTCACCATGTGGACCAACATTTGTCGCACCATCACCCACACTCACCATGTGGACCAACATTTGTCGCACCATCACCCACACTCACCATGTGGACCAACATTTGTCGCACCATCACCCACACTCACCATGTGGACCAACATTTGTCGCACCATCACCCACACTCACCATGTGGACCAACATTTGTCGCACCATCACCCACACTCACCATGTGGACCAACATTTGTCGCACCATCACCCACACTCACCATGTGGACCAACATTTGTCGCACCATCACCCACACTCACCATGTGGACCAACATTTGTCGCACCATCACCCACACTCACCATGTGGACCAACATTTGTCGCACCATCACCCACACTCACCATGTGGACCAACATTTGTCACACCATCACCCACACTCACCATGTGGACCAACATTTGTCGCACCATCACCCACACTCACCATGTGGACCAACATTTGTCACACCATCACCCACACTCACCATGTGGACCAACATTTGTCACACCATCACCCACACTCACCATGTGGACCAACATTTGTCGCACCATCACCCACACTCACCACGTGGACCAACATTTGTCGCACCATCACCCACACTCACCATGTGGACCCGCTTGGTCTGGGCCAGCTTTTCCTCCCAGGTTTTGGACATGTCGTTCATCCACCCCACACCCTTATCCTTTCTCTACATATCCACGACGACACCCCTACCCCTTTTCTCTTCCGCTCCAACCCAACACTTGTGACACCGACATCCCAAGTCACTCCCTATGTGGACCCTCTCAGTCTCGACTAGCTTTTATTCCCAGGTTTTGGACATGTCTTTCGTCCACGTCTCACCCTCATCCTTCCTCTTCATctctacaaccccccccccccccacccccatttcCCCGCATCCCACCTCTCTTCTCCACTCCAAGCCAACATTTGTCGCACCATCACCCACACTCACCATGTGGACCCGCTCGGTCTGGGCCAGCTTTTCCTCCCAGGTTTTGGACATGTCGTTCATCAGTTTCTCCGACTCGCTCAGTCGCTCCTGCAGGTCCGGGGCCTTCAGGCTCTGAgaacacaataacaacaacgatGTGTCAATcatcttttgtttttaaaaggccCTTAATTCCTCAGTGCTGCAGGCATGCAACATGCAACGCCACAGATTGCAAACACTCATTTGTAAAGCCTCAAATAATTGAGCAAAGTCGACTTTGGGTTACAGAAAGCTTCACATTACATTTTGGGTAAAAGGACTTCGTGAAGTCATCTCGAAGTCGCTAAATTAAGGAACGCCTGAACCCTTTGCATGCACTGTgtcaatttttgtttgtttgtttgtttgtttgcttaacgcccagccgaccacgaagggccatatcagggcggtgctgctttgacatataacgtgcgccacacacaagacagaagtcgcagcacaggcttcatgtctcacccagtcacattattctgacaccggaccaaccagtcctagcactaaccccataatgccagacgccaggcggagcagccactagattgccaattttaaagtcttaggtatgacccggccggggttcgaacccacgacctcccgatcacggagcggacgccttaccactaggccaaccgtgccggtactgtGTCAAATTGCATACCATCAGTTCCATTCAACTTTGCTGAAGGGTACGTGTCGCTCTTCGGTTTACTGCAGTCTTTACCAGAGTGGCGGACAGTCGCTGTCTAAGCATATCCAAATTCATCACGAAGCTCTTTGATGACACTGGCTGTTGAAATCTCGTTGAAAGAGGTCTTCATAATCTCAAAGCTTTCCAGCAcatctctctgtttatctctttctctcgctctccctctaactctcgtctctctctttttctctcataaacaaaaacatgtgtgtgtgtgtgtgtgtgtgtgtgtgtgtgtgtgtgtgtgtgtgtgtgtgtgtgtgtgtgtgtgtgtgtgtgtgtgtgtgtgtgtgtgtgtgtgaatggttAACTCTTGTTCTAAGTTTGGCATGTTACATGCAGTGGTAGCACATTTATTTCCAGTTTCATGCCAGATTGTTCGTTCATATGTTCATTCATATGTTGTTCATATGTTCATTTATATGTTGTTCATATGTTCATTCATATGTTGTTCATATGTTCATTCATATGTTGTTCACATGTTCATTCATGCGTGTGTACGTCCTGAATGGTTTTAGGGCGTAAAGGGAAATCTTTTTGTATCTCCCTCCCGGGGACCTCCCTCCTATTCCCCTTCTGTCACGTGCTTAAACAAGGCAAGCAAGATACGTACATTTGGGGTCCTCAACTGAGCGGCGCGGCAGACagctccctccctccctccctccctctcatacccccccccccctcgctctCACACGCACAAAAAAGGCAAGCAAGAAACTACACTTAGGGGTTCTTACCTGAGCGGCAGACAGCTCCCTCCCTCAGTCCCTCTTTCTGTCccgccctccctccctccccccctcccttcatATGGGGCTATGGCCTTAACGCATAAACCATCCATCCCTTCTCTCTCACGCACAAAAAAGGCAAGCAAGATACGTACACTTGGGGTCCTTACCTGAGCGGCAGACAGCTGTTGCCGCAGCATCTCCACCTCGTCCCGCAGCTCCCGGATGATCCTGGCGTTGGGGTCTTCATTGACCACGGCATGGTTGACAATGCGCTTGGCGCGGTCAGCGTAGCGCAGGGTGGACAGCGTCTCCTCGTAGTTGTCCCCCGCGGGGCTGATGGTCGCCACCATCACGGTTTTGCTGTTGCCTCCAAGGTTGTCCTGGAAACGGGGAAAGAAACGGGTAAAACATGTTGGAAACAGCGACAATAACGTCCTCAAACGGGAGGGACAAAAAAAGGGTTAAACATTTTAGAAA
The genomic region above belongs to Littorina saxatilis isolate snail1 unplaced genomic scaffold, US_GU_Lsax_2.0 scaffold_2043, whole genome shotgun sequence and contains:
- the LOC138955156 gene encoding kinesin-like protein KIF13A; amino-acid sequence: VSGEKVSKLSLVDLAGSERAQKTGAVGERLKEGSNINKSLTTLGLVISALADQSGGGKKGTKFVPYRDSVLTWLLKDNLGGNSKTVMVATISPAGDNYEETLSTLRYADRAKRIVNHAVVNEDPNARIIRELRDEVEMLRQQLSAAQVRTPSSLKAPDLQERLSESEKLMNDMSKTWEEKLAQTERVHMERHKALEQMGVSVQTSGIRLDNARPYLVNLNADPSLNELLVYYLKVSVACQRV